A window from Heteronotia binoei isolate CCM8104 ecotype False Entrance Well chromosome 15, APGP_CSIRO_Hbin_v1, whole genome shotgun sequence encodes these proteins:
- the UFSP1 gene encoding inactive Ufm1-specific protease 1, with product MQLLSDVHVGLPLPAVPDQLALLSGSYRYYHYGCDGVDDRGWGCGYRTFQTVCSWLAEAGSEEVVARRVPSLREIQQALVEMGDKPPSFSGSREWIGTVEAALCMDHFYAVPGRLVHVHRGRDLEKELESLYAHFRGGGGPVMVGGDRDHSAKALLGVSSGPQGPHLLVLDPHYFGSAGSLTRAQLQARGWVCWRALSFFEGGSFYNLCFPQARSRGHPVGKG from the coding sequence ATGCAGCTGCTCTCTGATGTGCACGTGGGCCTCCCCCTGCCAGCCGTGCCAGATCAACTGGCTCTCCTCTCTGGCTCCTACCGCTATTACCACTACGGCTGCGACGGCGTGGACGATCGTGGTTGGGGCTGTGGCTACCGTACGTTCCAGACTGTGTGTTCTTGGCTAGCGGAGGCTGGCTCGGAAGAGGTTGTCGCCCGGCGCGTCCCTTCGCTGAGGGAGATCCAGCAGGCCCTGGTGGAGATGGGGGATAAACCTCCTTCGTTCTCCGGCTCCCGGGAGTGGATTGGCACCGTGGAAGCAGCCCTCTGCATGGACCACTTCTATGCTGTGCCGGGCAGGCTTGTCCACGTTCACCGGGGCAGAGACTTGGAAAAGGAACTGGAGTCCTTGTACGCTCACTTCCGGGGCGGTGGGGGTCCTGTGATGGTGGGAGGAGACAGAGACCACTCCGCCAAGGCGCTGTTAGGCGTTTCCTCTGGCCCCCAAGGGCCCCATCTGCTGGTTCTCGATCCTCACTATTTCGGCTCAGCAGGGTCCCTGACTCGGGCTCAGCTGCAAGCCAGGGGCTGGGTTTGTTGGCGGGCGCTTAGCTTCTTCGAAGGTGGCTCCTTCTACAACCTCTGCTTTCCCCAAGCCAGGAGCAGAGGGCACCCCGTGGGAAAGGGGTGA
- the LOC132584577 gene encoding N-acetyllactosaminide beta-1,3-N-acetylglucosaminyltransferase 2-like produces the protein MLPGVRWRCHLWVQLGVLVALFLYSYHLTLQTQRLPPPLRPTLPLSHRQSVTLSDGTFTFHLNLSCYEAQFPQLQRHLCRAVIAEAGVCKRAGGLPLFLLAVKSHPASSGRRAALRRTWARAGVAGGYRLQPLFLMAKTPDARHLSLVRQESSHFRDVVLWDFLESHHNLSLKERCFLQWLHTHCRQAAFVFKGDDDLFMNPQALTGYLRHLPNASLFIHGNIQRHAAVMRRGKYSVSRTLYPLEHYPHFASGGGFVLPGSLVPALYQASLRLPVFPLDDVYLGFLVLAAGLSFSHEKRFRVWGAPKDELQVYRESFTVHGIPPKRMEEVWKGLWSPRQGKEA, from the exons ATGTTACCGGGAGTGCGATGGAGATGCCACCTTTGGGTGCAGTTGGGGGTCCTGGTTGCCCTCTTCCTGTACTCCTACCACCTCACTCTGCAGACCCAGcggctgcctcctccccttcggccgaccctccccctctcccaccgCCAGTCCGTCACCTTGAGTGACGGGACCTTCACTTTCCACCTCAACCTGAGCTGCTACGAAGCCCAGTTCCCCCAGCTGCAGCGCCACCTCTGCCGTGCGGTGATTGCTGAGGCCGGGGTGTGCAAGCGGGCGGGCGGCCTCCCCTTGTTCCTCCTGGCTGTGAAATCCCATCCCGCCTCCAGCGGGAGAAGGGCTGCCTTGAGACGCACCTGGGCCCGGGCGGGGGTGGCGGGGGGCTACCGGCTGCAGCCCCTTTTCCTGATGGCCAAGACCCCCGACGCCAGACACCTCAGCCTGGTGCGGCAGGAGAGCAGCCACTTCAGGGATGTGGTGCTGTGGGACTTTCTCGAATCTCACCACAACTTGTCCCTCAAAGAGCGCTGTTTCCTTCAATGGCTCCACACGCACTGCCGGCAAGCTGCATTCGTCTTCAAAg GGGACGACGATCTCTTTATGAATCCCCAGGCCCTGACTGGATACCTCCGGCATCTGCCCAACGCCTCCCTCTTCATCCACGGCAACATCCAGCGCCACGCGGCCGTGATGAGGCGAGGGAAGTACAGCGTCTCTCGCACCCTCTACCCTCTGGAGCACTACCCCCACTTCGCTTCTGGCGGGGGCTTCGTCCTGCCCGGCTCCTTGGTCCCTGCACTCTACCAGGCATCGCTGCGGCTGCCCGTCTTTCCCCTCGACGATGTGTACTTAGGCTTTCTGGTTCTGGCCGCTGGCCTGTCTTTTTCCCACGAGAAGCGCTTCAGAGTGTGGGGAGCCCCCAAAGATGAACTCCAGGTGTACCGGGAGTCTTTCACTGTACACGGGATCCCCCCGAAAAGGATGGAGGAGGTGTGGAAGGGGCTCTGGAGCCCTCGCCAAGGGAAGGAGGCCTGA